GGTTAGAATCTAAAAAATGAAATAAATAAAAATCACATCCCCAGGAACTAAATATTCTTTTCCTTTTTTACGTAATATTTTGTAGAGTAAGTTTTTGTGAGCACATCTATTTTGTTTGTATCGTAGCTATCTCGCAGTATGTCTTTCACTTTTTCAAACGTATCTGGGAAACCATATTTTTCTTTTAAAACCACTAAAGTTTTCTTTTCAGAGCATAACAAATGAGCTAATTTGTCAGCGGTGAGGCTTAGTTTTAATTCTTCCGATTTTTTACGGTTTAATTCAAAACCAACGTTGTCAAATTTCGAAAAATCGGCAAAGTGGTTGTAGGCATCTTTTGCTGATGGAAGAGTTAACCCCAAAGTCTTATAAACAGATTGAAACTGAACCTCAAAATCGTACAAGGCTATTTTAGCACCGTTCATACTAACCCTGTGAATCTCATTTAATAAAGTTTTGGATTTGGCGTACCACCAGGATCCGGCCAAGGTTATGAGGTCAAAAGTATTTGGCTCAAAATTAAGAAGTCTGCCGTCAAAAAGTTCGTAGTGGATATTAGGGACTGGGGTTGCTTTACTTAGCATATCTATATTTGGATCTACTCCAACGACAGTTTCACAAAAACTCTTAAGTGCGACCGTGGATTTTCCCGTACCACATCCAATATCTAATCCATGTTTGAATGTTGCATCACCCAAGCATTCCTTCAAAATTGATGCATGTAATGGTGGACGGTAGGCTTCATAATGAAAGGCGGTTATATCATCATAATCATCAGCTGACATACTTGTCAATTTTTCTTTTAAAGTATTGGTCACCAATTATTTGAAAAACAAATATTAGAATAAAAATGAGCCTTGCCAATAATGGGAAAAATGAAGCCAGAACAGCCGCTAAAGCCCAGATTATTACTGCATTCAGTGAACGGAACTGCAGCCAATTTCCAATATCATTTGTCATGCCGTTATTGCCGATTTCTTTTTTGGAAATGGTTCTTACCAATAAGAAGTTGAACAGTCCCAAGAGAACAAGATTTAAACAGTAAAACACAAAGGGTGCAGTTCCGTTAAAATCACCAACATAAAGCGCAGTTGAAAAGGGTAGAAAAACTACAAAAAGCAATAAGAAAATATTAAGCCAGACAAATTTTTCGGACAGTTCTGTAACATATTTGTATATCCGAAGGTGAGAGACCCAATAGAGAGCAATAACCAAAAAACTTACCAAAAATCCTATGAAGCTCGGAATACGATTGGCTAGTAAAGACATGAAATCATGGGTGTTCAGCGCTTCAACACTGGGTACTTCTATTTCTAGAATCAACAATGTCATGGCAATAGAAAAAACGGCGTCACAAAAGGCAGTTACCCTGTTTTTGTCATAAAAGAATTTGTGCTTCTCCATAAACCTAATTTTGTAATAAACCAGCTCTTTCTAACAGCGCCTCCACTTTTGGCTCAGCGCCTCTAAATCTTTTATAGAGTACCATGGGATTTTCCGTACCTCCTTTAGAAAGTACATGTTCCTTAAATTTGGCAGCGATCTCTTGGTTGAATATTCCGTTTTCCTTAAAGTAGGCAAATGCATCGGCGTCCAGTACTTCCGCCCATTTATAGCTGTAGTAACCAGAGGAATACCCACCTTGAAAAATATGTGCGAAAGAAGTGCTCATACAAGTTTCAAGTGTATCCGGATAGAGGTTTGTGCCTTTAAAAGCCTGTGTTTCGTAGGCTTTAACATCTGTTACGTCAGAGGGGTCTGTTCCATGCCATGACATGTCCAAAAGACCAAAGCTCAACTGCCTTAAAGTTTGCATACCTTCTTGGAACGTTGCCGATTCCTTAATTTTATGCACCAATTCCATTGGAATCACCTCTCCGCTCTCGTAATGCTTAGCGAACAGCTCCAGAGCTTCCTTTTCATAGCACCAGTTTTCCATTACTTGACTTGGTAGTTCTACAAAATCCCAATAGACCGAAGTTCCCGAAAGACTAGGATAAGTGGTGTTGGCCAGCATTCCGTGCAATCCGTGACCAAACTCATGAAAAAGGGTGGTAACCTCGTTAAAAGTTAGCAGTGAAGGTTTAGTAGGGGTGGAAGGCGTAAAATTACACACATTGGAAATATGTGGGCGTATATTTTGGCCGCCTTCTTTCCATTGGGATTTAAAAGAAGTCATCCAAGCACCGCCTCGCTTTCCGGCACGAGGATGGAAATCTGCATAGAAAATGGATATAAAGTTATTTTCCAGATCATACACGCGATAGGTTTTTACTTCGTCGTGATAGGTATCAATGTCTTTTACTTCTTCAAACCGCAGTCCAAAAAGTTTCTCGGCT
This sequence is a window from Maribacter aestuarii. Protein-coding genes within it:
- a CDS encoding class I SAM-dependent methyltransferase; this encodes MSADDYDDITAFHYEAYRPPLHASILKECLGDATFKHGLDIGCGTGKSTVALKSFCETVVGVDPNIDMLSKATPVPNIHYELFDGRLLNFEPNTFDLITLAGSWWYAKSKTLLNEIHRVSMNGAKIALYDFEVQFQSVYKTLGLTLPSAKDAYNHFADFSKFDNVGFELNRKKSEELKLSLTADKLAHLLCSEKKTLVVLKEKYGFPDTFEKVKDILRDSYDTNKIDVLTKTYSTKYYVKKEKNI
- a CDS encoding TMEM175 family protein is translated as MEKHKFFYDKNRVTAFCDAVFSIAMTLLILEIEVPSVEALNTHDFMSLLANRIPSFIGFLVSFLVIALYWVSHLRIYKYVTELSEKFVWLNIFLLLFVVFLPFSTALYVGDFNGTAPFVFYCLNLVLLGLFNFLLVRTISKKEIGNNGMTNDIGNWLQFRSLNAVIIWALAAVLASFFPLLARLIFILIFVFQIIGDQYFKRKIDKYVS